A window of the Gossypium hirsutum isolate 1008001.06 chromosome A03, Gossypium_hirsutum_v2.1, whole genome shotgun sequence genome harbors these coding sequences:
- the LOC107963872 gene encoding uncharacterized protein: MSSFASFLLILSSLALVSIGRGEERAPHGIAYENPMAFSPSAYDFFHPKTPCVASTCSPLPVAAQVDGSKALASKVSSGQGVGAGGVAAGIVFGLAFAVLLAMGVYYVLNTRRVNANRANSVQPDA; encoded by the coding sequence ATGAGTTCATTTGCTTCTTTCTTGCTTATCTTATCTTCTCTAGCTTTAGTTTCCATTGGCAGAGGTGAAGAAAGAGCTCCCCATGGCATTGCATACGAGAACCCCATGGCCTTTTCCCCctcagcatatgacttttttcATCCCAAAACCCCTTGTGTAGCTTCCACGTGCTCACCATTGCCTGTTGCAGCTCAAGTTGATGGTTCAAAAGCACTTGCAAGCAAGGTGTCATCAGGGCAGGGAGTGGGTGCTGGTGGAGTTGCTGCTGGCATTGTTTTTGGTTTGGCATTTGCAGTGCTTTTGGCAATGGGTGTTTACTATGTGCTCAACACCCGTCGTGTTAATGCGAATCGAGCCAACTCGGTTCAACCTGATGCCTAA
- the LOC107963871 gene encoding signal peptidase complex subunit 3B isoform X3, with the protein MHSFGYRLNGLLTFAVTILALMCAITSLSDNFNTPSPSAEIKIMNINWFQKQPQGHDEVSLTMNVSADLQSLFTWNTKQVFIFVAAEYETRKNSLNQVSLWDAIIPAKEHAKFWIHTSNKYRFVDQVKKAVNG; encoded by the exons atgCATTCTTTTGGGTACAGATTAAATGGTTTGCTAACGTTTGCCGTGACTATTCTAGCGCTAATGTGCGCCATCACATCTCTCTCGGACAACTTCAACACTCCCTCTCCCTCTGCAGAGATCAAG ATTATGAACATTAATTGGTTCCAGAAGCAGCCACAGGGGCATGATGAG GTCAGCCTAACGATGAATGTATCAGCTGATTTGCAGTCATTGTTTACTTGGAACACAAAACAG GTATTCATTTTTGTAGCAGCTGAGTACGAAACCCGAAAGAATTCCTTGAATCAG GTCTCACTTTGGGATGCCATTATACCTGCCAAAGAACATGCTAAGTTTTGGATCCACACCTCAAACAAGTATCGCTTTGTTGATCAG GTCAAGAAAGCAGTCAATGGCTGA
- the LOC107963871 gene encoding signal peptidase complex subunit 3B isoform X2, whose product MHSFGYRLNGLLTFAVTILALMCAITSLSDNFNTPSPSAEIKIMNINWFQKQPQGHDEVSLTMNVSADLQSLFTWNTKQVFIFVAAEYETRKNSLNQVSLWDAIIPAKEHAKFWIHTSNKYRFVDQTGKMFADKIVLTGYSLPEEYR is encoded by the exons atgCATTCTTTTGGGTACAGATTAAATGGTTTGCTAACGTTTGCCGTGACTATTCTAGCGCTAATGTGCGCCATCACATCTCTCTCGGACAACTTCAACACTCCCTCTCCCTCTGCAGAGATCAAG ATTATGAACATTAATTGGTTCCAGAAGCAGCCACAGGGGCATGATGAG GTCAGCCTAACGATGAATGTATCAGCTGATTTGCAGTCATTGTTTACTTGGAACACAAAACAG GTATTCATTTTTGTAGCAGCTGAGTACGAAACCCGAAAGAATTCCTTGAATCAG GTCTCACTTTGGGATGCCATTATACCTGCCAAAGAACATGCTAAGTTTTGGATCCACACCTCAAACAAGTATCGCTTTGTTGATCAG ACCGGAAAGATGTTTGCTGACAAAATAGTCCTGACCGGTTATAGCTTGCCAGAGGAATATAGATAA
- the LOC107963871 gene encoding signal peptidase complex subunit 3B isoform X1 → MHSFGYRLNGLLTFAVTILALMCAITSLSDNFNTPSPSAEIKIMNINWFQKQPQGHDEVSLTMNVSADLQSLFTWNTKQVFIFVAAEYETRKNSLNQVSLWDAIIPAKEHAKFWIHTSNKYRFVDQGNNLRGKKFNLTLHWHVMPKTGKMFADKIVLTGYSLPEEYR, encoded by the exons atgCATTCTTTTGGGTACAGATTAAATGGTTTGCTAACGTTTGCCGTGACTATTCTAGCGCTAATGTGCGCCATCACATCTCTCTCGGACAACTTCAACACTCCCTCTCCCTCTGCAGAGATCAAG ATTATGAACATTAATTGGTTCCAGAAGCAGCCACAGGGGCATGATGAG GTCAGCCTAACGATGAATGTATCAGCTGATTTGCAGTCATTGTTTACTTGGAACACAAAACAG GTATTCATTTTTGTAGCAGCTGAGTACGAAACCCGAAAGAATTCCTTGAATCAG GTCTCACTTTGGGATGCCATTATACCTGCCAAAGAACATGCTAAGTTTTGGATCCACACCTCAAACAAGTATCGCTTTGTTGATCAG GGAAACAATCTCCGTGGCAAAAAATTCAACTTAACATTGCACTGGCATGTCATGCCTAAGACCGGAAAGATGTTTGCTGACAAAATAGTCCTGACCGGTTATAGCTTGCCAGAGGAATATAGATAA
- the LOC121224193 gene encoding protein disulfide isomerase-like 1-4 gives MASFRFLIAISLVSLILISTLTPSISKTAKNDDVELDDDEDLRFLEETEGKKDAAPSHSHYKEEDGGDDEYPDLDDEDFGNYHDFDDSDSDPYKEPEVDDKDVVVLKEGNFSDFIEKNKFVMVEFYAPWCGHCQALAPEYAAAATELKGEEVVLAKVDATEENELAQEYDVQGFPTVYFFVDGKHKPYPGARNKEAIVTWIKKKIGPGISNITTIDEAERILTSESKVALGYLNSLVGPESEEIAAASRLQDDVSFYQTVNPDVAKLFHLDPQVKRPALVLVKKEAEKISYFDGQFVKTVISEFVFSNKLPLITIFTRESAPSIFESDIKKQILMFAASNISEKYLPSFQEAAKSFKGKLIFVYVQVDNEDFGRPVADYFGVSGDGPKLLAYTGNDDARKFVFDGEVTLDKIKAFGEDFLEDRLKPFYKSDPIPETNDGDVKVVVGNNFDEIVLDESKDVLLEIYAPWCGHCQALELTYNKLAKHLRGIDSLVIAKMDGTTNEHPRAKSDGFPTILFFPAGNKSFDPITVDTDRTVVAFYKFLKKHASIPFKLQKPVSAPKAEAASTPEAKGEESKESDKSSNGGLKDEL, from the exons ATGGCGTCGTTTCGGTTCTTAATAGCTATCTCCCTCGTTTCTCTCATCCTCATTTCAACGCTCACTCCTTCAATCTCCAAGACCGCCAAAAACGACGACGTCGAGCTAGACGACGACGAGGATCTCCGTTTTCTCGAAGAAACGGAGGGAAAAAAAGACGCCGCTCCTTCTCATTCCCACTACAAAGAAGAAGACGGCGGCGACGACGAGTACCCCGACCTGGACGACGAGGACTTCGGGAACTATCACGATTTCGATGACTCCGATTCGGATCCGTACAAGGAACCCGAAGTCGACGACAAGGACGTCGTCGTTTTGAAGGAAGGGAACTTCAGTGATTTCATTGAGAAAAACAAGTTCGTGATGGTTGAGTTCTACGCGCCGTGGTGTGGCCATTGCCAGGCGTTGGCTCCGGAGTACGCTGCGGCGGCGACGGAATTGAAGGGAGAAGAAGTGGTGTTGGCCAAGGTGGACGCCACGGAGGAGAATGAACTGGCGCAAGAGTATGACGTGCAGGGTTTCCCTACTGTTTACTTCTTTGTTGATGGAAAGCATAAACCTTACCCTGGTGCTAGAAATAA GGAGGCCATAGTGACCTGGATCAAGAAGAAGATAGGGCCTGGTATTTCCAACATTACCACCATCGACGAGGCTGAACGCATATTGACTTCAGAATCTAAAGTTGCTTTGGGTTACTTGAACTCTTTGGTG GGTCCTGAGAGTGAGGAGATTGCTGCCGCATCACGACTCCAAGATGATGTCAGCTTCTATCAAACTGTGAATCCCGATGTTGCGAAGCTTTTCCACCTAGATCCTCAAGTTAAACGCCCTGCATTGGTCTTAGTTAAAAAGGAGGCTGAAAAAATAAGCTACTTTG ATGGCCAGTTTGTTAAGACTGTGATATCCGAGTTTGTATTTTCCAACAAGCTTCCTTTGATTACAATTTTTACTAGGGAAAGTGCTCCTTCAATTTTTGAAAGCGATATTAAGAAACAG ATTTTGATGTTTGCTGCATCAAACATTTCTGAGAAGTATTTACCATCATTCCAAGAAGCAGCGAAATCTTTCAAGGGAAAG CTTATCTTTGTTTATGTGCAAGTCGATAATGAAGATTTTGGAAGACCTGTTGCAGATTATTTTGGTGTCAGTGGAGACGGTCCCAAA CTCCTTGCATACACTGGAAATGACGATGCTAGGAAGTTCGTCTTTGATGGAGAAGTGACGTTGGATAAAATTAAG GCTTTTGGGGAAGATTTTTTAGAAGACAGGCTTAAACCTTTCTACAAGTCGGATCCAATTCCTGAAACA AACGATGGGGATGTGAAAGTAGTGGTTGGCAATAACTTTGATGAAATCGTATTAGATGAGTCAAAGGATGTCCTTCTTGAG ATCTATGCACCTTGGTGTGGCCATTGCCAAGCACTTGAGCTGACATACAACAAGCTTGCCAAACATCTCCGCGGCATTGACTCTTTGGTTATTGCTAAAATGGATGGTACAACAAATGAACATCCTAGGGCAAAG TCCGATGGGTTCCCGACAATTCTGTTCTTCCCGGCAGGAAACAAGAGTTTTGATCCC ATAACTGTGGACACTGATCGAACTGTGGTGGCATTTTATAAGTTCCTAAAGAAACATGCATCAATCCCATTCAAGCTCCAAAAACCAGTGTCAGCACCCAAAGCTGAAGCAGCATCAACCCCAGAAGCAAAGGGTGAGGAGTCGAAGGAGAGTGATAAGAGCAGCAATGGTGGTTTGAAGGATGAGTTGTGA
- the LOC121217769 gene encoding classical arabinogalactan protein 6 produces the protein MAKVGFCLTFVLFIVAELTSAAEPPAPAPAPSLGADLPQLAPTLVTGSPDSAPYISPVMDASPPAPMGPSPSDLAPGNSPASSPAPSPVDASDINHSDINAEGSEEKSRGDGGMSGGKKAGIVFGVVAAACLVGFGGLVYKKRQENIRRSQYGYAVRSEFL, from the coding sequence ATGGCTAAAGTCGGATTTTGTCTTACCTTTGTTTTGTTCATTGTTGCTGAACTCACTTCTGCTGCTGAACCGCCGGCGCCTGCGCCTGCGCCGTCACTCGGTGCAGACTTACCGCAACTCGCTCCTACTCTGGTGACTGGATCTCCCGACTCCGCGCCATATATCTCACCGGTAATGGATGCTTCGCCACCGGCACCAATGGGGCCATCTCCATCAGATCTGGCGCCAGGAAACTCGCCCGCGAGTTCTCCCGCTCCTTCACCGGTCGATGCCAGCGATATCAACCACAGCGACATCAATGCAGAAGGAAGCGAAGAGAAGAGCCGCGGCGATGGAGGAATGAGCGGCGGAAAAAAGGCGGGAATCGTGTTTGGCGTAGTGGCGGCAGCGTGTTTGGTTGGCTTCGGTGGATTGGTTTACAAGAAGAGACAAGAGAATATCAGGAGATCTCAGTACGGATACGCCGTCAGGAGCGAATTTctgtga